One window from the genome of Micromonospora aurantiaca ATCC 27029 encodes:
- a CDS encoding SDR family oxidoreductase has protein sequence MSAGAPGAGPTVLVTGGSSGLGAAVVAAVARAGGRPLVLDRQRPADGVPWVECDLADTRAAEAATRDLAERSGGLDAVVTAAGMDVPGKLADIPAETWERIVTVDLLATAAVIRAALPWLEASRGSIVTVASTLGVKAVSDATAYCAAKFGVVGFTRALAAELAGAVGVTLLIPGGMRTAFFDERDAQYRPGPDAVLNEPADTAAAVMFALSQPAGCAVREMVVCAAQESSYP, from the coding sequence GTGAGCGCCGGCGCGCCCGGAGCCGGGCCGACCGTCCTGGTCACCGGCGGCTCCAGCGGGCTCGGCGCGGCGGTGGTCGCCGCGGTGGCCCGCGCCGGCGGGCGCCCGCTGGTGCTGGACCGGCAGCGCCCCGCCGACGGGGTGCCCTGGGTCGAGTGCGACCTGGCCGACACCCGCGCCGCCGAGGCCGCCACCCGCGACCTCGCGGAACGCTCCGGCGGGCTGGACGCCGTGGTCACCGCCGCCGGGATGGACGTGCCCGGGAAGCTGGCCGACATCCCGGCCGAGACCTGGGAGCGGATCGTCACAGTGGACCTGCTCGCCACCGCCGCGGTGATCCGGGCCGCGCTGCCCTGGCTGGAGGCGTCCCGGGGCAGCATCGTCACTGTGGCCTCCACGCTCGGGGTGAAGGCGGTCAGCGACGCGACAGCGTACTGCGCGGCGAAGTTCGGGGTGGTGGGCTTCACCCGGGCGCTCGCCGCGGAACTCGCCGGCGCTGTCGGCGTGACGCTGCTGATCCCGGGCGGGATGCGGACCGCGTTCTTCGACGAGCGGGACGCGCAGTACCGCCCCGGCCCGGACGCGGTGCTCAACGAGCCGGCCGACACCGCCGCCGCCGTCATGTTCGCGCTGTCCCAGCCGGCCGGCTGCGCGGTACGCGAGATGGTGGTCTGCGCCGCGCAGGAGTCCTCGTACCCGTGA
- a CDS encoding glycosyltransferase, giving the protein MRIAMISEHASPLAVLGGEDAGGQNTHVAELSAALAAAGHDVRVYTRLDAVDLPVSVRTPDGYEVVHVPAGPAEPVAKDDLLPYMPSFGQWLADRWRTGDWQPEVVHAHFWMSGLAGLAAARRAGVPMVQTYHALGTVKRRHQGVQDTSPPGRVEHERKLGRSVDRVVAQCQDEVAELVRMGVPRSRMTVVPSGVNLTTFSPLGPVADRDGGRARVLTVGRLVERKGFQDVIRAVAEVPDAECVVVGGPPAGLLETDPYALRLRALAHSLGVADRVRLVGAVPREEMGRWYRSADVLVAAPWYEPFGLTPLEAMACGVPVVATAVGGLIDTVVAGRTGDLVPPREPAALGAAIRGLLGDRIRRFAYATAALERARTRYSWATTADRLTELYGEVATVRRPTRVVA; this is encoded by the coding sequence ATGCGCATCGCGATGATCTCGGAGCATGCCAGCCCGCTCGCCGTCCTCGGCGGGGAGGACGCCGGTGGCCAGAACACGCATGTCGCGGAGCTCTCCGCCGCGCTCGCGGCCGCCGGTCACGACGTGCGCGTCTACACCCGCCTCGACGCGGTGGATCTGCCGGTGAGCGTCCGCACCCCGGACGGGTACGAGGTGGTCCACGTACCGGCCGGGCCGGCCGAACCGGTGGCCAAGGACGACCTGCTGCCGTACATGCCGTCGTTCGGGCAGTGGCTGGCCGACCGGTGGCGCACCGGCGACTGGCAGCCCGAGGTGGTGCACGCGCACTTCTGGATGAGCGGGCTGGCGGGTCTCGCCGCGGCCCGCCGCGCGGGCGTGCCGATGGTGCAGACGTACCACGCGCTCGGCACCGTCAAGCGCCGCCACCAGGGCGTGCAGGACACCAGCCCGCCGGGCCGGGTCGAGCACGAGCGGAAGCTGGGCCGCTCGGTGGACCGGGTGGTCGCCCAGTGCCAGGACGAGGTCGCCGAACTGGTCCGGATGGGCGTACCCCGGTCCCGGATGACTGTCGTGCCGTCGGGGGTGAACCTCACGACGTTCTCCCCGCTCGGCCCGGTCGCCGACCGTGACGGCGGCCGGGCCCGCGTCCTCACCGTCGGCCGGCTGGTCGAACGCAAGGGCTTCCAGGACGTCATCCGGGCCGTCGCCGAGGTGCCGGACGCCGAGTGCGTGGTCGTCGGCGGGCCGCCGGCCGGGCTGCTGGAGACCGACCCGTACGCGTTGCGCCTGCGCGCGCTGGCCCACTCGCTCGGCGTCGCCGACCGGGTACGGCTGGTCGGCGCGGTCCCCCGGGAGGAGATGGGCCGCTGGTACCGGTCGGCCGACGTGCTCGTGGCCGCCCCCTGGTACGAGCCGTTCGGGCTCACCCCGCTGGAGGCGATGGCCTGCGGCGTACCGGTGGTCGCGACGGCTGTCGGCGGGCTGATCGACACGGTGGTGGCCGGACGCACCGGCGACCTGGTGCCACCCCGGGAGCCGGCGGCGCTCGGCGCGGCGATCCGGGGTCTGCTCGGCGACCGGATCCGCCGCTTCGCCTACGCCACCGCCGCGCTGGAGCGGGCACGCACCCGCTACTCCTGGGCCACCACCGCGGACCGCCTCACCGAGCTGTACGGCGAGGTGGCCACCGTGCGCCGCCCGACCCGGGTGGTCGCCTGA
- a CDS encoding GNAT family N-acetyltransferase — translation MSFLVEENTAKRRFEILVDDALAGFTAYTLRGETLVFTHTEVDDQFQGQGVGAALVRGALDQVRARGGRIVPQCPFVASFIERHPEYADLVADKP, via the coding sequence GTGAGCTTTCTGGTCGAGGAGAACACCGCCAAGCGCCGCTTCGAGATCCTGGTGGACGACGCGCTGGCCGGGTTCACCGCGTACACGCTCCGGGGCGAGACGCTCGTGTTCACGCACACCGAGGTCGATGACCAGTTCCAGGGTCAGGGCGTCGGGGCCGCGCTGGTCCGGGGCGCTCTGGACCAGGTCCGCGCCCGGGGCGGCCGGATCGTGCCGCAGTGCCCGTTCGTGGCCTCGTTCATCGAGCGCCACCCGGAGTACGCCGACCTGGTGGCAGACAAGCCGTGA
- a CDS encoding DNA topoisomerase IB, which produces MRLRRSDPGRPGYARRRRGKGWLFLDPAGEPVRDAGELTRLRELVIPPAWRDVWISPYPNGHIQATGIDAAGRKQYLYHPGWRRKRDEAKFDHVLEVAHRLPALRDRVTHDLALRGLRRERVLATVARLLDMGAFRVGSDQYATGDDPTFGVSTLRPEHARSRGGCVVFEFPAKGGIDQVRRIEDAELCRVLLNLRRRRRAQERLFGYWDGRSWRDVRSDEVNDYLRDASGGEMTAKDFRTWHATVLAAAELATVGPQRSATARRRAVAGVMRSVAELLGNTPTVARTSYVDPRVVDLYHDGVLAPVQPEMPREAVEKSVLALLEEEAG; this is translated from the coding sequence GTGCGGTTGCGGCGTAGCGATCCGGGCCGGCCGGGATACGCGCGCCGGCGGCGCGGCAAGGGCTGGCTCTTCCTCGACCCGGCCGGCGAGCCGGTGCGCGACGCCGGGGAGCTGACCCGGCTGCGCGAGCTGGTGATCCCGCCCGCCTGGCGGGACGTGTGGATCTCGCCGTACCCGAACGGCCACATCCAGGCCACCGGCATCGACGCGGCGGGCCGCAAGCAGTACCTCTACCACCCGGGCTGGCGGCGCAAGCGCGACGAGGCCAAGTTCGACCACGTGCTGGAGGTGGCGCACCGGCTGCCCGCGCTGCGCGACCGGGTCACGCACGACCTGGCGCTGCGCGGCCTGCGCCGCGAACGGGTGCTGGCCACCGTCGCCCGGCTGCTCGACATGGGCGCGTTCCGGGTCGGCAGCGACCAGTACGCCACCGGCGACGACCCCACGTTCGGCGTGTCCACGCTGCGCCCTGAGCACGCCCGCTCCCGGGGCGGCTGCGTGGTGTTCGAGTTCCCGGCCAAGGGCGGCATCGACCAGGTCCGCCGGATCGAGGACGCCGAACTGTGCCGGGTGCTGCTCAACCTGCGCCGTCGCCGGCGCGCCCAGGAGCGGCTGTTCGGTTACTGGGACGGCCGCTCCTGGCGCGACGTGCGCAGCGACGAGGTGAACGACTACCTGCGCGACGCCAGCGGCGGCGAGATGACGGCGAAGGACTTCCGTACCTGGCACGCGACGGTGCTCGCCGCAGCCGAACTGGCCACTGTGGGTCCGCAGCGCTCCGCCACCGCCCGCAGGCGCGCCGTGGCGGGGGTGATGCGTTCGGTGGCCGAACTGCTCGGCAACACCCCGACTGTGGCCCGGACCTCGTACGTGGACCCGCGCGTGGTCGACCTCTACCACGACGGGGTGCTGGCGCCGGTGCAGCCGGAGATGCCGCGCGAGGCGGTGGAGAAGTCGGTGCTGGCGTTGCTGGAGGAGGAGGCCGGCTGA
- a CDS encoding glycosyltransferase family 9 protein produces the protein MILVLRALGVGDLATAVPALRGLRAGLPGRELVLAAPGWLAPLAELTGAVDRVLPTAGPDRIAWTGPPPEVAVNLHGRGPQSHRALAAVRPGRLLAHSNPGAGHPDGPAWDDDEHEVRRWCRLLHAYGLPADPGDLALRRPALTGVPAGVTLLHPGGKIPAKRWPADRFAGLARELAARGHRVAVTGSPDERALAERVARDAGLPPEAVLAGRTGLAEMAALVAGARLVVSGDTGVAHLATGYGTASVVLFGPVPAAHWGPPPDRPRHRALGAIEPTPVNPDSTGSGGVGTHPTLDAIGIDEVVAAVADVERVSGAVAA, from the coding sequence GTGATCCTGGTGCTGCGGGCGCTCGGGGTCGGCGACCTGGCCACCGCCGTGCCGGCGCTGCGTGGCCTGCGCGCCGGCCTGCCGGGCCGGGAGCTGGTGCTCGCCGCGCCGGGCTGGCTGGCGCCGCTGGCGGAGCTGACCGGGGCGGTCGACCGGGTGCTGCCCACCGCCGGGCCGGACCGGATCGCGTGGACCGGCCCGCCCCCCGAGGTGGCGGTCAACCTGCACGGCCGTGGGCCGCAGTCGCACCGGGCGCTGGCCGCCGTACGCCCCGGCCGGCTGCTCGCCCACAGCAACCCGGGCGCCGGGCACCCGGACGGCCCGGCCTGGGACGACGACGAGCACGAGGTCCGCCGCTGGTGCCGGCTGCTGCACGCGTACGGGCTGCCGGCCGACCCGGGGGACCTCGCGCTGCGGCGTCCGGCGTTGACCGGCGTACCGGCCGGGGTGACGCTGCTGCACCCGGGCGGCAAGATCCCGGCGAAGCGCTGGCCGGCGGACCGGTTCGCCGGGCTGGCCCGGGAGCTGGCCGCGCGCGGGCACCGGGTGGCGGTCACCGGCTCGCCGGACGAGCGGGCGCTGGCCGAGCGGGTCGCCCGCGACGCCGGGCTGCCGCCGGAGGCGGTGCTGGCCGGCCGGACCGGACTGGCCGAGATGGCCGCGCTCGTCGCGGGCGCGCGGCTGGTGGTCAGCGGGGACACCGGCGTGGCGCACCTCGCCACCGGCTACGGCACCGCGTCGGTGGTGCTGTTCGGCCCGGTGCCGGCGGCGCACTGGGGCCCGCCGCCGGACCGGCCCCGGCACCGGGCGCTGGGTGCGATCGAGCCCACGCCCGTCAACCCGGATTCGACCGGGTCAGGCGGGGTAGGAACCCACCCGACATTGGATGCCATCGGGATCGACGAGGTGGTGGCTGCGGTGGCAGACGTGGAACGGGTCTCCGGTGCGGTTGCGGCGTAG
- a CDS encoding glycoside hydrolase family 3 protein, with the protein MSERTEGSTGDLAALAAAVLQPGFVGTTPPPWVCRWLGEGLGSVVLFARNVVDHEQVATLTANLRAERPDVIVAIDEEAGDVTRIESARGSSRPGNYALGAVDDPALTEEVARDLGAELAAVGVTLDYAPDADVNSNPANPVIGVRSFGADPDMVARHTAAWVRGLQAGGVAACAKHFPGHGDTRVDSHHDLPRIGGDLARLDAVELAPFRAAVAAGVQAVMTGHLLVPALDPELPATLSPRVLGGLLREEMGFGGVVVTDAVEMRAVADRYGFTGAAVRALVAGADAICVGGERATEADARELRDAIVAAVISGELPEERLAEAAKRVGQLAAWSVAARARRATGTPPADGSPIGLAAARRAVRVTGDAGLLPLTGPAHVVEFAPPRNIAIGEETPWGIAAPLAHLAPGTTTARYAADALPADPGATPAGRPLVLVVRDLHRHDWMRDAVRRALTARPDAVVVELGVPELVTGAVHLATHGATAAAARAAAEVLTGAR; encoded by the coding sequence ATGAGCGAGCGGACCGAGGGATCGACCGGAGACCTGGCGGCGCTCGCCGCCGCCGTCCTGCAACCGGGGTTCGTCGGCACCACACCGCCGCCGTGGGTGTGCCGCTGGCTCGGCGAGGGCCTCGGCTCGGTGGTCCTGTTCGCCCGCAACGTCGTCGACCACGAGCAGGTCGCCACGCTCACCGCGAACCTGCGCGCCGAGCGGCCCGACGTCATCGTGGCGATCGACGAGGAGGCCGGCGACGTCACGCGGATCGAGTCCGCCCGGGGCAGTTCCCGTCCCGGCAACTACGCGCTCGGCGCTGTCGACGACCCGGCGCTGACCGAGGAGGTCGCCCGCGACCTGGGCGCCGAACTCGCGGCCGTCGGCGTCACGCTGGACTACGCCCCGGACGCCGACGTCAACTCCAACCCGGCCAACCCGGTCATCGGGGTGCGCTCCTTCGGCGCCGACCCGGACATGGTCGCCCGGCACACCGCCGCCTGGGTACGCGGCCTCCAGGCCGGCGGCGTCGCCGCCTGCGCCAAGCACTTCCCCGGGCACGGCGACACCCGTGTCGACTCGCACCACGACCTGCCCCGCATCGGCGGCGACCTGGCCCGCCTCGACGCGGTCGAGCTGGCCCCGTTCCGCGCCGCCGTGGCCGCCGGGGTGCAGGCGGTGATGACCGGCCACCTGCTGGTGCCGGCGCTGGACCCGGAGCTGCCCGCCACGCTCAGCCCGCGCGTGCTCGGCGGCCTGCTGCGCGAGGAGATGGGCTTCGGCGGCGTGGTGGTCACCGACGCGGTGGAGATGCGCGCGGTGGCCGACCGGTACGGCTTCACCGGCGCCGCCGTGCGCGCGCTCGTGGCCGGCGCGGACGCGATCTGCGTCGGCGGGGAACGGGCCACCGAGGCCGACGCCCGCGAGCTGCGCGACGCGATCGTCGCGGCGGTGATCAGCGGGGAGCTGCCCGAGGAGCGGCTCGCCGAGGCGGCCAAGCGCGTCGGTCAGCTCGCCGCGTGGAGCGTCGCCGCCCGCGCCCGCCGGGCCACCGGCACGCCGCCCGCCGACGGCTCACCGATCGGGCTCGCCGCCGCCCGCCGCGCGGTCCGGGTCACCGGCGACGCCGGGCTGCTGCCGCTGACCGGTCCGGCCCACGTCGTGGAGTTCGCGCCCCCGCGCAACATCGCCATCGGCGAGGAGACGCCGTGGGGCATCGCCGCACCGCTGGCCCACCTGGCGCCCGGCACCACCACCGCCCGCTACGCCGCCGACGCCCTACCGGCCGACCCGGGCGCGACGCCCGCCGGCCGGCCGCTGGTGCTCGTGGTGCGCGACCTGCACCGGCACGACTGGATGCGGGACGCGGTACGCCGCGCGCTCACCGCCCGCCCGGACGCGGTGGTGGTCGAGCTGGGCGTGCCCGAGCTGGTCACCGGTGCGGTGCACCTGGCCACCCACGGCGCCACCGCCGCGGCGGCACGGGCCGCCGCCGAGGTGCTGACCGGGGCGCGCTGA
- a CDS encoding D-sedoheptulose-7-phosphate isomerase encodes MTAGTPAAGATVLEDHLSLLAAALLPLREAEQMLARWGEELAQRLAAGGRLLVAGNGGSAAEAQHLTAELVGKLRHDRQPLSAIALHAETSAVTAIANDYGYDETFARQVRAHGRPHDHLLLMTTSGTSTNLLAAAHAAHQAGLRCWAFTGPAPNPLADLCHEHLAIDSPDGQVVQELHLVASHVLCEYVELALPAALAAQPAAGPVRAGVEVVVGEPDPTATAGRGGPA; translated from the coding sequence ATGACGGCCGGGACGCCGGCCGCCGGCGCGACGGTGCTGGAGGACCACCTGAGCCTGCTGGCCGCCGCGTTGCTGCCGCTGCGGGAGGCGGAGCAGATGCTGGCCCGCTGGGGCGAGGAGCTGGCGCAGCGGCTCGCCGCCGGTGGCCGGTTGCTGGTGGCGGGCAACGGCGGCAGCGCCGCCGAAGCCCAGCACCTCACCGCCGAACTCGTCGGCAAACTCCGCCACGACCGCCAACCCCTCTCCGCCATCGCCCTGCACGCCGAGACCAGCGCCGTCACCGCCATCGCCAACGACTACGGATACGACGAAACCTTCGCCCGGCAGGTCCGCGCCCACGGCCGGCCCCACGATCACCTCCTGCTCATGACCACCAGCGGCACCAGCACCAACCTCCTCGCCGCCGCCCACGCCGCACACCAGGCGGGCCTGCGCTGCTGGGCCTTCACCGGACCCGCACCCAACCCCCTCGCCGACCTCTGCCACGAGCATCTGGCGATCGACTCGCCGGACGGGCAGGTGGTGCAGGAACTGCACCTGGTGGCCTCGCACGTGCTCTGCGAGTACGTCGAACTGGCGCTGCCCGCCGCGCTCGCCGCCCAGCCGGCGGCCGGGCCGGTACGCGCGGGTGTCGAGGTCGTCGTCGGCGAGCCGGACCCGACGGCGACGGCCGGCCGGGGAGGCCCGGCATGA
- a CDS encoding helix-turn-helix domain-containing protein gives MDGKLHRQVLDTQALPPRERFGMWLDMMASTPTPLRVRTAHADDFVARAEFVDLGRMQLIRYRYPSVDCVRTSKLIQRSDPDYYLLALTLSGTSQADQEGQRARCRPGDLTFYDCSRPHEVSHHADPAGSAYAHSIVALMPYDALPLPPRRLAPLFAGRMSGSEGVGGLVADFLIRITANPEQYHAADAERLGAVGLDLVATLLGRNLVSEDEMPTEVRRRALQAQVRAYVRQHLGDATLDPGAIADAHHISVRSLHRLFEDEETTVAAYIRDERLARCRRDLADPALSDRSIQVIAARWGFRDKAHFSRVFRTTQGETPQEYRARHLESARIVNSTASAVNLSRTY, from the coding sequence ATGGACGGGAAGCTGCACCGGCAGGTCCTCGACACGCAGGCGCTGCCGCCGCGGGAGCGGTTCGGCATGTGGCTGGACATGATGGCGAGCACCCCGACGCCGCTGCGGGTGCGCACCGCGCACGCCGACGACTTCGTCGCCCGGGCCGAGTTCGTCGACCTGGGCCGGATGCAGCTCATCCGCTACCGCTACCCGTCGGTGGACTGCGTGCGCACCTCGAAACTGATCCAGCGCTCCGACCCCGACTACTACCTGCTCGCGCTGACGCTCAGCGGCACCAGCCAGGCCGACCAGGAGGGGCAGCGCGCCCGGTGCCGCCCCGGCGACCTCACCTTCTACGACTGCTCCCGCCCGCACGAGGTCAGTCACCACGCCGACCCCGCGGGGTCCGCGTACGCCCATTCGATCGTGGCCCTGATGCCGTACGACGCGCTGCCGTTGCCGCCCCGCCGGCTCGCTCCCCTGTTCGCCGGCCGGATGTCCGGCTCCGAGGGCGTCGGCGGGCTGGTCGCCGACTTCCTCATCCGGATCACCGCGAACCCCGAGCAGTACCACGCGGCCGACGCGGAGCGGCTCGGCGCCGTCGGTCTCGACCTGGTCGCCACGCTGCTCGGCCGCAACCTCGTCTCCGAGGACGAGATGCCCACCGAGGTCCGGCGCCGGGCCCTCCAGGCCCAGGTACGCGCGTACGTGCGCCAGCACCTCGGCGACGCCACGCTCGACCCGGGCGCGATCGCCGACGCGCACCACATCTCGGTGCGCTCCCTGCACCGGCTCTTCGAGGACGAGGAGACCACAGTTGCCGCGTACATCAGGGACGAGCGGCTGGCCCGGTGCCGCCGCGACCTCGCCGACCCGGCGCTGAGCGACCGCTCGATCCAGGTCATCGCCGCCCGCTGGGGCTTCCGGGACAAGGCGCACTTCAGCCGGGTCTTCCGGACCACGCAGGGCGAGACGCCGCAGGAGTACCGGGCCCGTCACCTGGAATCAGCACGGATCGTCAACAGCACGGCATCCGCCGTCAACCTGTCCCGTACATACTGA
- a CDS encoding RecQ family ATP-dependent DNA helicase has translation MKLTTHSSSLRRAARNLFGWTALRPNQLAAMRAVMKRRDALVVLPTGAGKSAIYQIPASLIPGPTVVISPLLALQQDQIAALNERQRPELRAVRISSDESAAQQAEAIEDIRAGRAEFLFITPEALSNPDRLAEVRELKPALVAIDEAHCISAWGHDFRPDYLALGHLIDGLGRPPVVALTATASPPVRDDIIARLRLREPEVVVSGLDRPNLFLEVAHCPTDDYRWRRLIALLRDDERPGIIYVPTRRAAEELAERLTGAGFPAEFYHGGMPTAARHELHEAFLADRVPIMVATSAFGMGIDKPNIAWVVHMALPDSPDSYFQEIGRAGRDGSPARVLLLWRAEDVGLQRYFSGGLPDEKELTELAAVLRGKARNRKELRELTGLGPRKLGQYLSLLEQVGAAEPRAKQRIGAPRYAPAAADSGRAALAEAERQQTVTRSRTDMMRAFAETTGCRGQALLAYFGEQMHEVCGHCDNCHAGTSVAGDGAVGPFPVHSQVRHPEWGAGLVLSYEEDRMTVLFDEVGYKTLSVRVVSEQGLLELD, from the coding sequence ATGAAACTGACCACGCACTCCTCCAGCCTGCGCCGGGCGGCGCGGAACCTGTTCGGCTGGACCGCGCTGCGGCCCAACCAGCTCGCCGCCATGCGCGCCGTGATGAAGCGCCGTGACGCCCTGGTGGTGCTGCCCACCGGCGCCGGCAAGTCGGCGATCTACCAGATCCCGGCCAGCCTGATCCCCGGCCCGACTGTGGTGATCTCCCCCCTGCTGGCGTTGCAGCAGGACCAGATCGCCGCGCTCAACGAACGGCAGCGCCCGGAGCTGCGCGCGGTGCGGATCAGCTCGGACGAGAGCGCCGCCCAGCAGGCCGAGGCGATCGAGGACATCCGCGCCGGGCGCGCGGAGTTCCTGTTCATCACGCCGGAGGCGCTGAGCAACCCGGACCGGCTCGCCGAGGTCCGCGAGCTGAAGCCGGCGCTGGTGGCGATCGACGAGGCGCACTGCATCTCCGCGTGGGGCCACGACTTCCGGCCGGACTACCTGGCGCTCGGTCACCTGATCGACGGCCTGGGCCGCCCGCCGGTGGTGGCGCTCACCGCGACCGCCTCCCCGCCGGTACGCGACGACATCATCGCCCGGCTGCGGCTGCGCGAGCCGGAGGTGGTGGTCTCCGGGCTGGACCGGCCCAACCTCTTCCTGGAGGTGGCCCACTGCCCGACCGACGACTACCGGTGGCGGCGGCTGATCGCGCTGCTGCGCGACGACGAGCGGCCCGGCATCATCTACGTGCCGACCCGGCGGGCGGCCGAGGAACTGGCCGAGCGGCTCACCGGCGCCGGTTTCCCGGCCGAGTTCTACCACGGCGGCATGCCCACCGCGGCCCGGCACGAGCTGCACGAGGCGTTCCTCGCCGACCGGGTGCCGATCATGGTGGCCACGTCGGCGTTCGGCATGGGGATCGACAAGCCGAACATCGCCTGGGTGGTGCACATGGCGCTGCCCGACTCGCCGGACAGCTACTTCCAGGAGATCGGCCGGGCCGGGCGCGACGGCTCACCGGCCCGGGTGCTGCTGCTGTGGCGCGCCGAGGACGTCGGCCTCCAGCGTTACTTCAGCGGCGGTCTGCCGGACGAGAAGGAACTGACCGAACTCGCCGCGGTGCTGCGCGGCAAGGCCCGCAACCGCAAGGAGCTGCGCGAGCTGACCGGCCTCGGTCCGCGCAAGCTGGGGCAGTACCTGTCCCTGCTGGAGCAGGTCGGCGCCGCCGAGCCACGGGCCAAGCAGCGCATCGGCGCACCCCGGTACGCGCCGGCGGCCGCCGACTCCGGCCGCGCCGCGCTGGCCGAGGCGGAACGGCAGCAGACAGTGACCCGGTCGCGTACCGACATGATGCGCGCCTTCGCCGAGACCACCGGCTGCCGGGGGCAGGCCCTGCTGGCGTACTTCGGTGAGCAGATGCACGAGGTCTGCGGGCACTGCGACAACTGCCACGCGGGCACCAGTGTGGCGGGTGACGGCGCGGTCGGGCCGTTCCCGGTGCACAGCCAGGTACGCCACCCGGAGTGGGGCGCCGGTCTGGTGCTCAGCTACGAGGAGGACCGGATGACGGTGCTCTTCGACGAGGTGGGCTACAAGACGCTGTCCGTGCGCGTGGTGTCCGAACAGGGCCTGCTGGAGCTGGACTAG
- a CDS encoding PfkB family carbohydrate kinase — protein MRGPVVVLGDTLLDRDVEGLVNRLCPDSPVPVLDETVSVDRPGGAGLAAVFAAAQGAEVALVTAVADDAGGARLGTLLAAAGVRLYALPLAGATPEKIRLRARGRVLLRHDRGGSAGAPGQPSDAVLRLIADASAVLVSDYGRGVAGHPALRAALAATRAPVVWDPHPRGPAAVPGVHLATPNEPEARELAKTPPGGSRLAVASRSAHALRRRWQARAVAVTLGGDGALLSHAGSTPLVVPAPPAEGDTCGAGDRFASTATLALARGALVSEAVQEAVTEASAYVAGGGVAAALPAPVRAVAPAVVTGGGDRIGAGAAGEVVARVRAAGGTVVATGGCFDLLHAGHVATLQAARQLGDCLVVCLNSDASVAGLKGPERPVVPQGDRGRLLAALGCVDAVLIFDEPTPEAALSWLRPDIWVKGGDYASGGGPETLPETEILARWGGHTVVVPYLDGRSTTDMIAAARAGRGSGGWPAASGDPAEAVAQVRSTAKGAR, from the coding sequence ATGAGGGGACCGGTGGTGGTGCTCGGTGACACGCTGCTGGACCGCGACGTCGAAGGTCTGGTGAACCGGCTCTGCCCGGACTCCCCGGTGCCGGTGCTGGACGAGACCGTATCCGTCGACCGGCCCGGTGGCGCCGGGCTGGCCGCCGTCTTCGCCGCCGCGCAGGGCGCCGAGGTCGCGCTGGTCACCGCCGTCGCCGACGACGCGGGCGGGGCCCGGCTGGGCACGCTGCTCGCCGCCGCCGGGGTCCGCTTGTACGCGCTTCCGCTGGCCGGCGCCACCCCGGAGAAGATCCGGCTGCGGGCGCGCGGACGGGTGCTGCTGCGCCACGACCGGGGCGGGAGCGCCGGTGCGCCCGGTCAGCCCAGCGACGCCGTGCTGCGGCTGATCGCCGACGCGTCCGCCGTACTGGTGAGCGACTACGGCCGGGGCGTGGCCGGGCATCCGGCGCTGCGGGCGGCGCTGGCCGCAACCCGGGCGCCTGTGGTCTGGGATCCGCATCCGCGCGGGCCGGCCGCCGTACCCGGGGTGCACCTGGCCACCCCGAACGAGCCGGAGGCCCGCGAGCTGGCCAAGACGCCGCCGGGCGGCTCCCGCCTGGCCGTCGCGTCGCGTAGCGCGCACGCCTTGCGCCGCCGCTGGCAGGCGCGCGCGGTGGCGGTGACGCTCGGCGGCGACGGCGCGCTGCTCAGCCACGCCGGGTCCACGCCCCTGGTGGTGCCGGCGCCGCCCGCCGAGGGGGACACCTGCGGGGCCGGCGACCGGTTCGCGTCCACCGCGACGCTGGCCCTGGCCCGGGGCGCGCTCGTGTCCGAGGCGGTGCAGGAGGCGGTCACCGAGGCGTCGGCGTACGTGGCCGGCGGCGGTGTCGCCGCCGCGCTGCCCGCGCCGGTGCGGGCGGTCGCCCCGGCGGTGGTCACCGGCGGCGGGGACCGGATCGGCGCCGGGGCGGCCGGCGAGGTGGTGGCGCGGGTACGTGCGGCCGGCGGAACGGTGGTCGCCACCGGCGGCTGCTTCGACCTGCTGCACGCCGGGCACGTGGCGACGCTCCAGGCGGCCCGGCAGCTCGGCGACTGCCTGGTGGTCTGCCTCAACTCCGACGCCAGCGTGGCGGGGCTCAAGGGTCCGGAGCGCCCGGTCGTGCCGCAGGGCGACAGGGGGCGGCTGCTCGCCGCGCTCGGCTGCGTCGACGCGGTGCTGATCTTCGACGAGCCGACACCGGAGGCGGCGCTGTCCTGGCTGCGCCCGGACATCTGGGTCAAGGGCGGCGACTACGCCAGCGGCGGCGGCCCGGAGACCTTGCCCGAGACGGAGATCCTGGCCCGCTGGGGCGGTCACACGGTGGTCGTGCCGTACCTCGACGGGCGCTCGACCACCGACATGATCGCGGCGGCGCGGGCCGGGCGGGGCAGCGGCGGCTGGCCGGCCGCGTCGGGCGACCCGGCCGAGGCCGTCGCGCAGGTCCGGTCCACGGCGAAGGGAGCACGATGA